In Flavobacterium sp. 83, the genomic window CATTAATGCTAAAAGAATCAGAGCTTGATTCACAATTTGGTCTTGTTTTTGAAGCCTTGTTGAAGGATCAGGGAAAACAAAACCAACTGAGCGAAAATGTAAAGCAATTGGCTATGCCGGAAGCGACAAAACAAATTGTTGATGAAATTGTAAAGTTGATTAAATAGTAAAGAAAAAAGATAATAAAGCAAAGCTTAATAATATGAACTTAAATCAAATACATAACGTCTATTTTATAGGAATTGGAGGTATCGGGATGAGTAATCTGGCGCGTTATTTCAAGAATTTGGGAAAACAAGTTACGGGATACGATAAAACACCTTCGGCTCTTACTACTGAGTTAATCGAAAGTGGAATTCCAATTCATTTTGAAGATAGTATAGATTTAATTCCGTCAGATTTTTATGTTGAAAACACTTTGGTGATTATTACACCAGCAGTTCCCAAAGCACATTCTGAATGGAATTATTTTTTGGAAAGAGATTTTCAGGTCAAAAAAAGAGCAGAGGTTTTAGGGATAATCACAAAAGATACTTTTTGTTTTGCAGTCGCTGGAACACATGGGAAAACAACTACTTCAAGTATTTTAGGGCATATTTTGTATGAAAGTGGTGCTGATGTTACTGCTTTTATTGGCGGAATTGTAGAAAATTATAATTCCAATTTAATAGGAAACGGCAAAACAGTAACTGTTGTAGAAGCTGATGAATTTGATCGTTCCTTCTTGCATTTGCATCCTAATATTGCTTGTATTACATCAATGGATGCGGACCATTTGGATATTTATGGAACCAGTGAAGCGATAGAAGAATCTTTTATTGAATTTGCTTCTAAAGTTGAAGATAAGAGCAAGCTTTTTATAACCAAAGAATTACCATTAGAAGGTATCACTTGTGCCGTAAATGAAGAGGCTGTTTTCAAAGCTTTTAATGTTAGAATAGGAAATGGAAGTTATGTTTTTGATGTACAAACCCCTACTGAAGTTATAAAGGATTTGCATTTTGGATTACCAGGAAAACATAATTTAATGAATGCATTAATGGCTATTGCAATGGCAAATATATTCGGCACCCCAACCGATGCCATTGCAAGTGCCATTAAATCATTTAAAGGAATAAAAAGAAGGTTTTCGTATCAAATAAAAACAGATGAATTAGTTTATATTGATGATTATGCACATCATCCAACGGAGATAAATGCAGTTCATCAGGCAGTTAGAGAATTGTATCCAAACCAAAAAGTTTTGGCAATTTTTCAACCGCATTTGTTTAGTAGAACAAAAGATTTTGCTGATGATTTTGCCAAAAGTTTATCTGCTTTTGATGAAGTTGTTTTGCTGGATATTTATCCGGCCCGTGAATTGCCTATGCAAGGTATAAATTCACAATGGTTAATGGATAAAATGACTAATAATCATAAAAAAATTGTCGCTAAAAATGATTTAATTTCAACAATTTTAGCAAGTGATGCAACTGTTATTGTAACTATTGGAGCTGGTGATATTGGAGAATTAGTGCCATCCATTAAAAAAGCGATAAATGAAACTCTTTAATTGGACAAATATTCGATTAGTACTAATGTTTATAGTAGTGATTTTTCTGTTTTCGTTTACGTCAAATCGAAATAAAAATAGAAAATTAACTAAATCAGTAGTTGTTTTTGTTGGAGAAAACGCACCTTTTGTTAAACAGGAAACGGTTAATAAATTGTTAATAGAAAATAGTAGAGATGTATCAAGCATTCAAAAAGTTAATTTAGATTTGAATAAGCTGGAAAGAACTCTAGATGCACAAGAAATGATTGAAAAATCAGATGTGTTTGTGAGTATTGATGGTGTGTTGAAAGCAGTCGTAAAACAAAAGACTCCTATAGCTAGAGTTTTTGACGGGGGCGGTTCTTTTTATATTGATTACAAAGGGAATAGAATGCCATTGTCAACTAATTTTACAGCGAGAGTTCCACTTGTGTCCGGGGGGATAAATAAAAATAATAACGAAGAATTGGCCGACTTATTTCGTGCAATTTATGACGATGCGTTTTTGAAAAAAAACATCATTGGAATTCAAATTATGCCAAATGGTAGCTTAAAAATGCTCAATAGAAATTTTGATTATCAAATCGATTTTGGTAGAATGATAAATGTGGAGCGAAAATTTAAGAATTATAAAGCTTTTTTTCAAAAAGCGGTTTTAGATAGTTCGTTGTATAAATATAAAAAGATTGATCTCCGATTTACGGAACAAGTAGTTTGCACTAAATAATAGATAATGGAAAAAGAGAACATTGCAGTAGGTCTAGATATTGGGACGACTAAAATAGTTGCCATGATAGGCAAGAAGAATGAATATGGGAAACTAGAAATTTTAGGCGTTGGGAAATCTAAAAGTTTAGGTGTGGCCAGAGGTGTTGTAAATAATATTACTCAAACCATACAGTCAATACAACAAGCGATACAAGAAGCAGAAAATAATTCAGGCTATAAAATAAAAGATGTAGTGGTAGGAATTGCGGGGCAACACATCCGTAGTATTCAACATACAGATTACATAAGCAGAAACAATCCCGAAGAAGTAATTGGGGGAAATGATATTCAGCTTTTGATTGACCAAGTGAATAAATTGGCAATGTTACCAGGTGAAGAAATAATTCATGTTTTACCTCAAGAATTTAAAATTGACGGACAATCTGAGATTAAAGAGCCTATAGGGATGTACGGTGGAAGATTAGAGTCTAGTTTTCATGTTGTAGTAGGACAAGCCTCGTCAATCCGCAATGTAGGAAGATGCATTCAAAGTTCAGGTATTGAATTGTCAGGATTGACATTGGAACCATTGGCTTCGGCAGATGCAGTTTTGAGTCAGGAAGAAAAAGAAGCTGGAGTTGCATTGATTGATATAGGTGGTGGAACAACTGATTTGGCTATTTTTAAAGATGGTATTATTCGTCATACGGCAGTAATTCCTTTTGGAGGAAATGTTATTACTGATGATATTAAAGAAGGATGTTCTATAATTGAAAAGCAAGCTGAATTATTGAAAGTTAAGTTTGGATCAGCTTGGCCAGGGGAAAATAAAGACAACGAGATTGTTTCTATCCCAGGATTAAGAGGTAGAGAACCAAAAGAGATTTCATTAAAAAATCTTTCTAAAATAATTCATGCTCGTGTTGTTGAAATCATAGATCAGGTTTTTACGGAAGTGAAAGCTTATGGACACGAGGATCCTCGTAAAAAACTAATTGCCGGTATAGTGCTTACTGGTGGTGGTGCTCAATTGAAACACATTAAGCAATTAGTGGAGTATATTACGGGAATGGATACGAGAATTGGTTATCCAAACGAGCATTTAGCAGGAAATTCAGATGAAGAGATTTCAAGTCCGTTATATGCTACTGCAGTTGGTTTAGTAATGAACAGTATCGAAAATAAAACGCAAAGTGCGGTTAGAATGGATACAATCGAACAGCCCAAAGCACCAGTGTACAGACAGCCAGTAGTTCAAGCGCCAATTGTAGAGGTATCTGACGAAGAAGTGCAAGAAGAGGTTCGAAATAAAAATGAAAAACAAAATTCTACGGTAAATAGAATACAAAGAAATTTTTTCGATCGTTATGTCGATAAGATTAAGGATTTCTTAGATAATGCTGAATAAGGGCTGTGCCCAAAAAAAATACAATAAGTAATAATAAATATCAAAAACCAAATAAAATGATGAGCAACTCAGAATTTGGAAGTATTTCATTTGATTTACCAAAGAACCAATCAAATGTTATAAAAGTTATTGGTGTAGGTGGAGGTGGAAGTAATGCCATAAACCACATGTTTAAACAAGGGATTAAAGGTGTAGATTTTATCGTATGCAATACGGATTCTCAAGCCTTACAGAGTAGTTCTGTGCCTAATAAAATACAGTTAGGTGTTCATTTAACCGAAGGTTTAGGGGCTGGAGCCAACCCAGATGTAGGACAACAATCAGCTATAGAAAGTATTTCTGAGATTGAAAAAATGTTGGATCGCAATACTAAAATGGTTTTTATCACTGCTGGAATGGGTGGTGGAACCGGAACCGGAGCTGCACCGGTTATCGCACAATTAGCCAAAGAAAGAGATATTCTTACTGTGGGAATTGTTACATTACCTTTCTTATTTGAAGGGAAAGTGCGTCAGGAGCAAGCTTTAATTGGTATAGAAAAATTACGCAAACAAGTCGATTCTTTAATTGTTATAAATAACAACAAATTAAGAGAAGTATATGGAAATCTTGGTTTCAAAGCAGGATTCTCAAAAGCTGACGAAGTTTTGGCAACAGCCTCAAGAGGAATTGCCGAAGTAATTACGCATCATTATACTCAAAATATCGATTTAAGAGATGCTAAAACAGTATTGTATAATAGTGGAACGGCTATTATGGGATCTTCTGTTTCTTCTGGTGAGAATAGAGCTAAGGAGGCAATTATTGCTGCTTTAGATTCTCCTTTGTTAAATGATAATAAAATCACAGGTGCCAAAAACGTATTGTTGCTTATCGTTTCTGGAACTAATGAAATTACAATTGACGAAATTGGAGAAATCAATGATCATATTCAAGTTGAAGCAGGTCATAATGCTAATATTATCATGGGGGTTGGTGAAGACGAATCGCTTGGAGATGCTATTGCAGTGACTATAATCGCTACAGGTTTTGATATCGAACAACAAAATGAAATTGTAAATACAGAGCCAAAAAAAATTATTCACACATTAGAAGATGAGCAAAGAAGTGTTCATAATCTAAGTAATAAAACGGTTACTGCATTTGATTTGAATACAGAATCACCAATTTCTAATTCAAATGAAAGAATTGTTTTTGATTTGTTAGAAGATACTGTAGTTGCGCCTGAGCCAGTTGTGGTCATAGAGACACCAGCGCCAACAATCAATAAGGAAGAGTTGATGGTGATGTCTGAGTTTATTAAAAATTTGGATGTTACTTTCGAAATCGTTTCTCCTATTACAGATATTGATTTCACAATCACATCTCCAGTAGCCGAAGTTAAAGAAGTAAAAGCGGTACAGCCAAAAGTTATAGAGAGACAAGAACAAACTACTTTCTCTTTTGATTTGCCACTTTTCAAAACTGAGCCAGTAGCACAAGTTGAGGACAACAAAGTTTTGTTTGAATTAACGAATGAAACTCGTGATATAAAAGTAAATGAAGCTGTTCAATTTGTTCCGGTAACGGAATTGACTGATAACGGAATTATCAAATATTCTCTTGAAGAATATATGGAGCCAGAGAATGATTTTATGGCTAAACCAGTTGCTAAAACTCCAGAAGTTGTTATTCCGGCTGAGTTGAACATTACCATGAAACAAGTTAATACACCAGTAAATACGCCTGTTGACTTTGACGCCATTTCTCCTATGGAAATGACCATCGAAGAATCATTGCGAATGAGAGCTGATGAAAGAAGAAAAAAATTAAAAGAATTCAATTATAAGTTTCATAATAATGTTTCTAAAATTGATGAGTATGAAAAAGAGCCTGCTTACAAAAGGTTAGGAATAGACATTTCAAACAATCAAACGAATAATACAAATTCAAGAATTTCTGTTGGAACAGACAGCAACAACGATCTACAGTTGCGTTCTAACAACTCGTATTTGCATGACAATGTAGATTAACTAACTCAAACCAAAAGGAGAT contains:
- the murC gene encoding UDP-N-acetylmuramate--L-alanine ligase: MNLNQIHNVYFIGIGGIGMSNLARYFKNLGKQVTGYDKTPSALTTELIESGIPIHFEDSIDLIPSDFYVENTLVIITPAVPKAHSEWNYFLERDFQVKKRAEVLGIITKDTFCFAVAGTHGKTTTSSILGHILYESGADVTAFIGGIVENYNSNLIGNGKTVTVVEADEFDRSFLHLHPNIACITSMDADHLDIYGTSEAIEESFIEFASKVEDKSKLFITKELPLEGITCAVNEEAVFKAFNVRIGNGSYVFDVQTPTEVIKDLHFGLPGKHNLMNALMAIAMANIFGTPTDAIASAIKSFKGIKRRFSYQIKTDELVYIDDYAHHPTEINAVHQAVRELYPNQKVLAIFQPHLFSRTKDFADDFAKSLSAFDEVVLLDIYPARELPMQGINSQWLMDKMTNNHKKIVAKNDLISTILASDATVIVTIGAGDIGELVPSIKKAINETL
- a CDS encoding cell division protein FtsQ/DivIB, with protein sequence MKLFNWTNIRLVLMFIVVIFLFSFTSNRNKNRKLTKSVVVFVGENAPFVKQETVNKLLIENSRDVSSIQKVNLDLNKLERTLDAQEMIEKSDVFVSIDGVLKAVVKQKTPIARVFDGGGSFYIDYKGNRMPLSTNFTARVPLVSGGINKNNNEELADLFRAIYDDAFLKKNIIGIQIMPNGSLKMLNRNFDYQIDFGRMINVERKFKNYKAFFQKAVLDSSLYKYKKIDLRFTEQVVCTK
- the ftsA gene encoding cell division protein FtsA, with the translated sequence MEKENIAVGLDIGTTKIVAMIGKKNEYGKLEILGVGKSKSLGVARGVVNNITQTIQSIQQAIQEAENNSGYKIKDVVVGIAGQHIRSIQHTDYISRNNPEEVIGGNDIQLLIDQVNKLAMLPGEEIIHVLPQEFKIDGQSEIKEPIGMYGGRLESSFHVVVGQASSIRNVGRCIQSSGIELSGLTLEPLASADAVLSQEEKEAGVALIDIGGGTTDLAIFKDGIIRHTAVIPFGGNVITDDIKEGCSIIEKQAELLKVKFGSAWPGENKDNEIVSIPGLRGREPKEISLKNLSKIIHARVVEIIDQVFTEVKAYGHEDPRKKLIAGIVLTGGGAQLKHIKQLVEYITGMDTRIGYPNEHLAGNSDEEISSPLYATAVGLVMNSIENKTQSAVRMDTIEQPKAPVYRQPVVQAPIVEVSDEEVQEEVRNKNEKQNSTVNRIQRNFFDRYVDKIKDFLDNAE
- the ftsZ gene encoding cell division protein FtsZ, whose translation is MMSNSEFGSISFDLPKNQSNVIKVIGVGGGGSNAINHMFKQGIKGVDFIVCNTDSQALQSSSVPNKIQLGVHLTEGLGAGANPDVGQQSAIESISEIEKMLDRNTKMVFITAGMGGGTGTGAAPVIAQLAKERDILTVGIVTLPFLFEGKVRQEQALIGIEKLRKQVDSLIVINNNKLREVYGNLGFKAGFSKADEVLATASRGIAEVITHHYTQNIDLRDAKTVLYNSGTAIMGSSVSSGENRAKEAIIAALDSPLLNDNKITGAKNVLLLIVSGTNEITIDEIGEINDHIQVEAGHNANIIMGVGEDESLGDAIAVTIIATGFDIEQQNEIVNTEPKKIIHTLEDEQRSVHNLSNKTVTAFDLNTESPISNSNERIVFDLLEDTVVAPEPVVVIETPAPTINKEELMVMSEFIKNLDVTFEIVSPITDIDFTITSPVAEVKEVKAVQPKVIERQEQTTFSFDLPLFKTEPVAQVEDNKVLFELTNETRDIKVNEAVQFVPVTELTDNGIIKYSLEEYMEPENDFMAKPVAKTPEVVIPAELNITMKQVNTPVNTPVDFDAISPMEMTIEESLRMRADERRKKLKEFNYKFHNNVSKIDEYEKEPAYKRLGIDISNNQTNNTNSRISVGTDSNNDLQLRSNNSYLHDNVD